Proteins encoded within one genomic window of Cucumis sativus cultivar 9930 chromosome 3, Cucumber_9930_V3, whole genome shotgun sequence:
- the LOC101218836 gene encoding uncharacterized protein LOC101218836, translated as MSGRPSRLQPGAGLSKSSALSHVYIQYPPLRCRIPGSRGLFFDDGNKLLICPILDQIFSWKTVPFNPAVAYTSDTITEGPILSVRYSLDLKIIAIQRSSHEIQFLIRETGQTFSQKCRQESESILGFFWTDCPLCNIVFVKTSGLDLFAYSSDSKSLHLVESKKLNVSCYAYTHESRLVLMASGLQCKTFHGFQLSAAGIVRLPKFEMTMAKSDANSKPVLAIEDVFIITVYGRIYCLQVDRLAMLLHTYRFYRDAVVQQGSLPIYSSSIAVSVVDNVLLVHQVDAKVVILYDIFTDSRAPISAPLPLLSRGFPGPNIDVRSSKQDNATLEDDAVPDEAIVYGDGWKFLVPDLICDHVNKLVWKIHIDLEAIASSSSEVPSLLEFLQRRKLEVSKAKQLCLTLTRTTILEHRPVASVAKAIEVLISSYIRTTKVGPNNKESKTDRSQSVVPQDSGSGPVPGSNNRDSAAGVESEALHRTSIFPSSDSEENADIKQLNTVPGNHQSIVEAQASSSQYQHLGPGCIRLNDDVSDEGSMISSPSISPDEMYSFVFAPIEEEIVGDPSYLLAIIIEFLRRVNMEKIKVNPNIYVLTVQILARNERYTEIGLFVHQKILEPSKEVALQLLESGRHNFPTRKLGLDMLRQLSLHHDYVSLLVQDGYYLEALRYTRKFKVDTVRPALFLQAAFATNDPQLLSAVLRFLSDLTPGIKHTSDYIRYHQILTEMNSCASA; from the exons ATGTCTGGAAGACCATCAAGATTACAACCTGGTGCTGGTCTAAGCAAATCCAGTGCTCTCTCCCATGTTTATATACAATATCCACCATTACGATGTAGAATTCCTGGATCAAGGGGATTATTTTTTGATGATggaaataagttattgatcTGCCCAATTTTGGATCAG ATCTTCTCATGGAAAACTGTTCCCTTTAATCCTGCTGTGGCTTATACCTCTGATACAATTACAGAAGGGCCCATCTTATCTGTTCGATATTCTTTAGACTTGAAGATTATTGCAATACAAAGATCAAGTCATGAAATACAGTTTTTGATTAGAGAAACAGGTCAAACTTTTAGTCAGAAATGTAGACAAGAGTCGGAGAGCATTCTGGGATTTTTTTGGACGGATTGTCCCTTATGCAATATTGTATTTGTGAAGACCAG TGGGCTGGACTTGTTTGCTTATAGTTCTGATTCAAAGTCCTTACATTTGGTGGAATCAAAGAAACTGAATGTGAGCTGTTATGCCTACACGCATGAAAGTCGATTGGTGCTTATGGCTTCTGGACTGCAGTGCAAAACTTTTCATGGATTTCAG cTTTCAGCAGCAGGGATTGTTCGCTTGCCAAAGTTTGAAATGACGATGGCAAAATCTGATGCTAACAGCAAGCCTGTCCTAGCTATAGAGGACGTCTTTATTATCACTGT CTATGGAAGAATATATTGCTTGCAAGTGGATAGACTTGCAATGCTACTTCATACTTACAGGTTCTATCGTGATGCAGTTGTGCAGCAG GGTTCTTTGCCAATCTACTCGAGCTCGATTGCTGTGAGCGTGGTTGACAACGTGTTGCTTGTTCATCAAGTCGATGCAAAAGTAGTTATtctttatgatatttttactGATTCAAGGGCACCCATATCTGCTCCACTTCCTTTGTTGTCGAGAGGTTTTCCTGGACCCAATATTGATGTCCGAAGTAGTAAGCAAGATAATGCTACTTTAGAAGATGATGCAGTACCTGATGAAGCAATTGTTTACGGGGATGGTTGGAAGTTTCTTGTCCCAGACCTGATTTGTGATCATGTCAACAAATTAGTATGGAAGATACATATAGACTTGGAG GCAATTGCTTCAAGTAGCTCTGAAGTGCCATCACTTCTAGAATTCTTGCAGCGACGTAAATTAGAAGTTAGCAAG GCTAAACAGTTGTGCTTGACCTTGACGAGAACTACAATTCTGGAGCACAGGCCAGTGGCTAGTGTTGCTAAGGCTATAGAAGTTCTAATCTCATCATATATTCGCACGACCAAAGTAGGTCCTAATAACAAGGAATCAAAAACCGACAGATCGCAGTCGGTTGTGCCTCAAGATAGTGGCTCTGGCCCTGTACCTGGTTCTAATAACCGTGATTCAGCTGCTGGAGTGGAAAGTGAAGCCCTTCACAGAACTTCAATATTTCCATCTTCAGATTCTGAGGAGAATGCTGACATTAAACAACTAAATACAGTTCCAGGCAACCATCAGTCTATAGTTGAAGCTCAGGCATCATCTTCACAGTATCAACATCTTGGCCCCGGATGTATTCGGTTGAATGACGATGTCTCTGATGAGGGATCTATGATTTCGTCACCATCTATCTCACCAGATGAGATGTACAGCTTTGTGTTTGCTCCCATCGAGGAAGAGATAGTTGGAGACCCTTCTTACTTGCTGGCTATAATTATCGAGTTCCTCCGCAG ggTTAATATGGAAAAGATCAAAGTAAACCCAAACATCTATGTCTTGACAGTCCAAATATTAGCTCGCAATGAACGATACACAGAAATTGGATTATTCGTGCACCAAAAG ATTCTAGAACCTTCAAAAGAGGTTGCCTTGCAATTATTGGAGTCTGGTCGCCATAATTTCCCCACAAGGAAACTGGGACTGGATATGCTCCGGCAGCTTTCTCTACATCATGATTATGTGTCGCTGCTCGTGCAAGATGGATATTACCTCGAAGCATTGCGCTACACAAGGAAGTTTAAG GTTGACACAGTCCGGCCGGCCTTGTTTCTTCAAGCTGCTTTTGCAACCAACGATCCACAACTTTTGTCAGCAGTTTTGAGATTCCTGTCAGATTTAACTCCTGGAATAAAACATACCTCAGATTACATTAGGTACCATCAGATTCTCACTGAAATGAACTCTTGTGCTTCTGCTTGA
- the LOC101219066 gene encoding calcium load-activated calcium channel → MATIPLFSSFRYSDSLSVVGISVCTAVICEAISWVLIYRTNSYKTLRSSIDKAAKKLETMKTDSSKITVKKSKTKKIDRIETSLKESSRDLSLFKFKSGAVVALVLFVVFGLLNSLFEGKVVAKLPFKPFGLVMKMSHRGLQGDDPTDCAMAFLYFLCSISIRTNLQKFLGFSPPRGAGAGLFPMPDPKTN, encoded by the coding sequence ATGGCCACAATCCCCCTCTTCTCCTCCTTCCGATACTCCGACAGTCTCTCCGTCGTCGGAATCTCCGTCTGCACCGCGGTCATCTGCGAAGCCATCTCATGGGTTCTAATCTACCGCACCAACTCCTACAAAACCCTTCGATCCTCCATCGACAAGGCCGCCAAAAAGCTCGAGACCATGAAGACTGACAGCTCCAAAATCACTGTCAAGAAATCCAAAACCAAGAAGATCGATCGCATCGAGACCAGTCTCAAGGAATCCAGCCGTGATCTCTCGCTCTTCAAGTTTAAATCCGGCGCCGTTGTTGCCCTTGTTCTGTTCGTCGTCTTTGGATTGCTCAATTCGCTCTTCGAAGGCAAGGTTGTTGCCAAATTGCCGTTTAAGCCTTTTGGGCTTGTGATGAAGATGAGTCACCGAGGGTTACAGGGTGACGATCCTACCGATTGTGCTATGGCGTTCTTGTACTTCCTCTGTTCTATCAGCATTAGGACCAATCTGCAGAAGTTCTTGGGATTCTCTCCGCCAAGAGGCGCCGGAGCTGGGTTGTTCCCGATGCCAGATCCTAAGACGAACTGA
- the LOC101219305 gene encoding probable protein kinase At2g41970 encodes MFCCGGVEEENFGAPSSQYTAPPRGNTYGGSERGEPRTSNVVRSGAPQQVLPIETPVIPLDELNRLTGNFGTKSFIGEGSYGRVYYATLKSGQAAAIKKLDTSSSPEPDTDFAAQLSSVSRLKQENFLELIGYCLEANNRILVYQFAKMGSLHDILHGRKGVQGAEPGPVLAWNQRVKIAYGAAKGLEYLHEKVQPSIVHRDIRSSNVLLFDDFLAKIADFNLTNQSSDTAARLHSTRVLGTFGYHAPEYAMTGQITQKSDVYSFGVVLLELLTGRKPVDHTMPKGQQSLVTWATPRLSEDKVKQCVDPKLNNDYPPKAIAKLAAVAALCVQYEADFRPNMTIVVKALQPLLNSSKPPGPESQPHP; translated from the exons ATGTTTTGCTGTGGAGGTGTGGAGGAGGAAAATTTTGGTGCGCCTTCAAGTCAATATACAGCCCCACCTAGGGGAAATACATACGGTG GCAGCGAGAGAGGAGAGCCCAGGACTTCCAATGTTGTCAGAAGTGGAGCTCCCCAGCAAGTTTTGCCTATTGAAACTCCAGTCATTCCACTGGATGAGTTAAATAGGTTGACGGGTAATTTTGGTACGAAATCTTTTATTGGTGAAGGTTCTTATGGCCGGGTTTATTACGCAACGTTAAAGAGCGGTCAGGCTGCTGCAATCAAGAAACTAGATACTAGTTCTTCACCAGAGCCTGACACTGATTTTGCCGCTCAG CTATCCTCTGTTTCTAGACTTAAGCAAGAGAACTTTTTGGAGTTAATTGGGTATTGTCTGGAGGCAAATAATCGGATTTTGGTATATCAGTTTGCCAAAATGGGTTCTTTGCACGATATACTACATG GAAGAAAAGGAGTACAAGGGGCTGAGCCTGGTCCAGTTCTTGCTTGGAATCAGAGAGTTAAAATTGCTTATGGTGCAGCAAAAGGCCTTGAATATTTACATGAGAAGGTTCAGCCTTCAATAGTTCATCGCGATATCAGGTCGAGCAATGTCCTTCTCTTTGACGACTTCCTAGCAAAGATCGCTGATTTCAACCTGACTAATCAGTCATCTGACACAGCAGCACGACTTCATTCAACTAGGGTCTTAGGAACGTTTGGATACCATGCTCCAGA GTATGCTATGACAGGACAGATTACTCAAAAGAGTGACGTGTATAGTTTCGGTGTAGTTCTTCTCGAACTTTTGACAGGACGAAAGCCAGTAGATCACACAATGCCTAAAGGACAACAGAGTCTTGTTACTTGG GCAACACCAAGATTAAGTGAAGACAAGGTGAAACAGTGTGTAGATCCCAAGCTAAACAACGATTACCCGCCAAAGGCAATAGCAAAG TTGGCAGCAGTTGCAGCCTTATGTGTTCAGTACGAGGCTGACTTCAGGCCAAACATGACCATTGTGGTTAAGGCTCTCCAGCCACTTCTCAATTCCTCGAAACCACCAGGACCTGAATCTCAACCACACCCATGA
- the LOC101219545 gene encoding uncharacterized protein LOC101219545 has product MNSLFLHSSLVPSVTCKPRSFPLRRPIRICALRGSHHNTRIFAPLISFPALHISNSIACSSTPSNEGVVSVVNFEDLVEKDFSFLDSDDFSSIEEHGQKIRRIISAGEIVESSQVMVSISSEGFVDQLFQLAPSRSLLVVHDSILTLACIKEKYDKVKCWQGEVIYVPEKWGPFDAVFLYYLPAMPFELDAIFGALSERCVAGARLVISHPNGRKALEQEQQQFPDVVVSDLPDRMTLQKAAADHSFDLTEFIDEHGFYLAILKFNKDIS; this is encoded by the exons ATGAATTCTCTCTTCTTACATTCTTCTCTTGTTCCATCAGTTACTTGCAAACCTCGGTCGTTTCCTCTCAGGAGGCCTATACGTATATGTGCCCTACGTGGTTCTCATCATAATACTCGGATATTTGCTCCTTTGATATCCTTTCCAGCCTTACATATTAGTAACTCAATTGCCTGTTCTTCAACTCCTTCAAATGAAGGTGTAGTATCTGTAGtcaattttgaagatttagttGAGAAGGACTTTTCGTTTCTCGATTCAGATGATTTTAGTTCCATAGAAGAGCATGGTCAAAAAATTAGACGGATTATTTCTGCTGGAGAGATTGTAGAAAGTTCTCAGGTTATGGTTTCCATTTCTTCAGAAGGATTTGTTGATCAGTTGTTTCAATTAGCTCCCTCCCGAAGTTTGCTTGTTGTTCATGACTCTATTCTAACGTTAGCttgtattaaagaaaaatatgacaaaGTTAAGTGTTGGCAAGGAGAAGTTATATATGTTCCAGAAAAATGGGGACCTTTCGATGCTGTATTTCTCTATTATCTTCCCGCCATGCCATTCGAACTTGACGCAATTTTTGGAGCACTTTCAGAACGTTGTGTTGCAg GTGCAAGACTAGTTATTAGCCATCCTAACGGAAGGAAAGCATTAGAGCAAGAACAACAACAGTTCCCAGATGTCGTAGTTTCAGATTTACCTGATAGGATGACTTTGCAAAAAGCGGCTGCAGATCACTCGTTTGACTTGACTGAATTTATAGATGAGCATGGATTTTATCTAGCAATTTTAAAGTTCAACAAGGACATAAGTTAA